In Anser cygnoides isolate HZ-2024a breed goose chromosome Z, Taihu_goose_T2T_genome, whole genome shotgun sequence, a genomic segment contains:
- the ATG12 gene encoding ubiquitin-like protein ATG12, translating to MAEDGEQAAVSPQGEAGEEAAETGAAAAAAAGSAEPVPPAAGSPGTEEPAGDARKKIDVLLKAVGDTPIMRTKKWAVERTRTIQGLVDFIKKFLKLMASEQLFIYVNQSFAPSPDQEVGTLYECFGSDGKLVLHYCKTQAWG from the exons ATGGCGGAGGACGGGGAGCAGGCGGCGGTGTCACCGCAAGGGGAAGCCGGGGAGGAGGCTGCGGAAaccggggctgcggcggcggcagcagcgggctCTGCCGAACCGGTGCCTCCCGCGGCCGGCTCGCCGGGCACCGAGGAACCCGCCGGCGACGCCAGGAAGAAAA TTGACGTGCTGCTGAAGGCCGTGGGCGACACCCCCATCATGAGGACCAAGAAGTGGGCCGTGGAGCGCACCCGCACCATTCAGGGGCTCGTCGACTTCATCAAGAAGTTCCTCAAACTGATGGCCTCCGAGCAGCTG tttATATACGTAAACCAGTCTTTTGCTCCATCTCCAGACCAGGAAGTTGGAACCCTCTATGAG tgTTTTGGAAGTGATGGCAAGCTGGTGCTGCATTATTGCAAAACCCAGGCATGGGGGTGA